A single Natranaerobius thermophilus JW/NM-WN-LF DNA region contains:
- a CDS encoding C-GCAxxG-C-C family protein, with the protein MELDFKKLNREDMQTKAREQAEKLYRNGDYLCSEAVLLTINDLLDKPFQKDIVKLASGFPVGFGGSGCSCGAVSGGVMALGLAFGRSNPGENNETVMKASKELHDWFIQENDSNCCRVLIKDFEFGSEDHLKQCIYFTGQVAEKTIELIFKYHQ; encoded by the coding sequence TTGGAATTAGATTTCAAGAAGCTTAACCGTGAAGACATGCAAACCAAAGCTAGAGAGCAAGCGGAGAAACTCTATCGAAACGGGGATTATTTGTGTTCAGAAGCTGTTCTGTTGACAATTAATGATTTACTCGATAAACCATTTCAAAAGGATATAGTAAAATTAGCATCCGGTTTTCCAGTAGGATTTGGCGGTTCAGGTTGTTCTTGTGGTGCTGTTTCTGGTGGAGTCATGGCACTTGGCCTAGCATTTGGTAGGTCTAATCCTGGTGAAAATAATGAGACTGTCATGAAAGCATCAAAAGAATTACATGACTGGTTTATTCAAGAAAACGACAGTAATTGCTGCAGAGTGCTTATCAAGGATTTTGAGTTTGGTAGTGAAGATCATTTAAAACAATGTATATATTTCACCGGTCAAGTTGCTGAAAAAACGATAGAGCTTATTTTTAAATATCACCAATAA
- the yedF gene encoding sulfurtransferase-like selenium metabolism protein YedF, producing MTDNYVILITSDSFGKGDKTLGKKLMDSYLYTLTEADQLPTHILFLNSGVNLVTNDSNSLDNLKALEDKRVTLMACGICVEYFSLEEKVAVGNIGNMYSNMELMSEADKVITIC from the coding sequence ATGACGGATAATTATGTTATTTTAATCACTTCTGATAGTTTTGGAAAAGGCGATAAAACTTTAGGTAAAAAATTAATGGATAGTTATCTTTATACACTGACAGAAGCAGATCAACTACCTACACATATATTATTTCTAAATTCAGGTGTAAATCTCGTGACAAATGACTCTAATTCCTTAGACAATTTAAAAGCTTTAGAAGATAAAAGAGTTACGTTAATGGCTTGTGGAATATGTGTAGAATACTTTTCCCTTGAAGAAAAAGTTGCAGTTGGAAATATTGGGAATATGTATTCAAATATGGAACTTATGAGCGAAGCTGATAAAGTGATAACGATTTGCTAA